The sequence below is a genomic window from Streptomyces sudanensis.
TGCACCGGGTGCCCGAGCCAGCGCCCGTGCAGCGCGTCCCGCCCGGCCCCCAGGGGAAGCGCCCGGACCGCCGCCCGGATCCTGTCGATCAGCCGGTCCGCCCCCGACCACCGCTCCAGCCGGTCCATGCCCCGCAGGACGTGCCCGGGCCCGTCGGCCGAGGGGAGAAGCCGCCGCGCGGTCCTCGCCGCGCGATAACGCATCAGTGATCGCTCCATGCCGCAGCGAGTAGCCCGTCGCGGGGCGGGGAAACGCCGGGGGCGCGGCTCATCGGCCGCGTGCGTGGGAGTCCTCGCGGGGGATCGGGCCGACGCCGGAGTGGCGCCCGGGGCGGACGGCGGCGTGGCGCTGTCCGGGGCCGGGGCCGTCGGCGGACGCCAGGGCGTCGGCGACGGCCCCCGTCACGAAGGCGTAGACGGCCTTGTGCACCAGGTCCACCACCAGTTCCTTGCGGGGCCAGGTCTGCGGCGGGGCGCCGACACCGGTGGCGTTCTCCAGGATCTGGTCGTTGGTGAGGCGGACCACGGCGAACTTCGCCGAGGACACCGGGCCGCGCAGGCCCGCCTGGGCCATCACCGAGCGCAGGACGCCCAGCGCCGCGGCCTGGCCGAAGTGCATGGCCCAGTTCACGGGCAGCGGCTGCCTGCCGGGCCGCTCGGCCATGCCGGTAAGGCGTTCCAGTACGCGTGCCGGGACGTGGGAGTCGGGCCGGCCCGTGAGGCCCTGCTCGATCTTCTCGCCCAGCGTCGTCACGACACCGCCCACCGCACCGGCCACCAGTCCTTGCCACACGACGCGTTTCATCATGGGGCGCCGGGTACCCGGCGCGGCGCGGTTGACCCGCCCCGAGGTGTCCGGCCGCCCCCGGCCGAAGGTCTCGCACGGGGAACCCCCGGCTCCGGGGAGCCGGGTGAGGGGCCCTCAGACGGCGGTCAGGGGCCGCGCCGGGTCGAGGTGGTGCACGGCGGTCCGTTCCGCGTGCGGGGCGAGCAGGTCCCGCAGCTCGTCCGCGGCGGTCCCGAGGAGCCGGCCGTCGCGGGCGGCGTGGAGGGTCTCCAGGATGAAGACGACGCGGACGGAGTCCTCGGTGACGCGGGTGCGGTGGGCGTCGCGGTGGTTCCAGTGGCGGGTCAGGACTCCGGCGGTGTCCGCGTAGACGATCTCGCCGGGCCCGGGGTGCTCGACGGTGCCGGGTTCGCCGAGCGGGGTGAAGGTCTCGGTGCCGTCCGCGTGGCGGATGGCGACGTCACCCGCGACGTGGTCGAGGTCGAACGCGCCGGCGGGCAGGCCGTGGCGGACGGAGACGGCGTTGTAGGAGTCGACGGCCGGGTTGACGCGCGGCAGCGTGCCCTTCTTCGCGAGGCGGCGGCCGAGCGCGTCGACGCTGGGGCGGACGCGGCGCGGGTTGGTGCCGAAGGAGCGGTAGGCGGCGTGCCACGACCCGATGCGGGGGTCGGTCTCGTCGGCGGGCCGCCAGGTGCCGTCGGCCAGCTCCCGCTCCAGGTCCGCCACGGCGGCGGCGGTCCGGGGCCAGGGCTCGCCGACGCGCAGGCCGGTGGCGGTGACCAGGACGACGAGGGTGTCGGGGAAGGCGTCCGCGACGGCGGGGGCGAGACGGAAGTCGGGCATGGGAGGGGTTTTCCGTTTCCTGCGGGGGTGCGGCCGGGTGGGGTCAGGGCCTCGGCTTCCAGACGCCGACGCGGTCGAGGCGGCGGCGCTGCTGGAGGGCGGTGGGGACGTCGAGGCCGCGGTCGCGGGCGGCGAGGCGGTCGGCGACGGCGGCGCGGTGCTCGACGGGCTTGTGGTCGTCGTACTTGAACTTGGCCCGTACCTCGGTGACCTCCAGGCGCAGGCCGCGGATGCCGGACAGCATCCGGCCGTAGGGGGGCCGGTCGGCGGCTATGGGGGCGTGGTCGCCGTCGGGCTGGAAGTGGGCCATCTGCCGGCGCAGCAGCTCGGCCTTGACCTCGGGGTCGTCGACGACGTGGGCGCGGCAGGTGAACTGGACGGCCGCGTAGTAGCTGGTGGGGACGCCGTCGGTGGGCGGGGTGCCGGCCTTGGCGCGCCAGGTCCCGGGGACGAAGGCGTAGTCGCCGAAGACGGTGAACAGGACGTTCGGGTCGTTCTCGATCGCCTCCCACACCGGGTTGGGGCGGGCGAGGTGGATCAGGAGGTCGCTCTCGCCGGCGGCGAAGTGCGTGGGGACGGCGACGGGCGGGCGGCCGGGCGGGCCGTTGACGCTCAGGGTCCCGAAGTCGTGGCCCTCGGCGATCCAGGTCCGCCACTCGGCCTCGTCCAGGGCGGCGTCCCAGGGCTGGATGAACATGCGGATTCTCCTTACGGGGGTGTGCGGCCGGGCGGCGGGGCCCGCCCGGGTCCTCAGCTCAGGGCGAGGAGACTGACGGCGACGGCGGCGGTGCCCAGGCCGACGAGCTGGCCGCGGTGGATGCGTTCGGCGAGCACGGCGCGGGCGAGCAGGACGGTGCCGGCCGGGTAGAGCGCGGTGATCACGGCGACGACGGCGAGGTCCCCGCCGCGGGCGGCGAGCAGGAACAGCAGGTTCGCCACCGAGTCGAGCGCGCCCGCGGCGGCCGACATCGCGTACGCGGGCCGCTCGGAGCCCAGTCTGCGGTACATCACGCCCGCAGCGGCCAGGGTGACGGCCGAGGACACCGCCCGGCCCACGATCAGCGGTGCCACCCCGCTGTCGGACGGCGTCTGGTGGAGGCAGACCAGTTGGAGGGCGATGGCGGCGCCCGCGCCGAAGGCCAGCAGCAGTGCCGTACGCGAGGGGCGCACCGCTCCGGCGCCGTGCCCGGCGCTGACCAGCACCACCGCCGCCAGCGCCAGCGGCAGCCCGACCAGCCCGGCGGTGCTCAGGCGCTCGCCCTGCAGCAGGCCCACCGCGACCGGAAGCGCGGCGGACACCAGCGCGGTGACGGGCGACAGCACGTTCATCGGGCCGATCGCCAGGGTGCGGTAGAGCAGGGCGAACGCGGCGGCCGAGGCGACTCCGGAGGCGGCGCCCCAGACGAGGGCGCCGGTGCTGAACGAGGCGCCCAGGACCGGCCACAGCAGCAGTTCGACCGCGAGGGAGGCGGGGGCCGCGATCATCACGGTACGCAGCACATGGGCCCTGCGGGCGCCCAGGCCGCCGAGGAAGTCGGCGCAGCCGTAGGCGAGCGAGCTGCCCAGGGCCAGTAGCAGAGCGATCACGGCACATCCCTTAACATTCAATGGAACGACCGAACCGTACAACAGAGCGACCGGACGTCGTCAACCGAACGACCTGGCGGCGCATCCGGACGGTCCCGCTGTGAGGATGGTGATCAGGTGGCAGAGACGGCCGCGGCCCTGCGGACGGTCGCGCGCAACGTCCGGGCGGCCCGGGTCCGCGCGGGCCTCTCCCTGGAGGAGCTCAGCCGCCGCGCCCAGGTCAGCAAGGGCGCCCTGGTGGGGCTGGAGAAGGCCCAGGGCAACCCCAACCTGGCCACCCTGGTGCGGCTGGCCGACACCCTCGGCGTCCCGGTGTCCGCGCTGATGCAGGGGCCGCCCGAGGGCCGCGTCCGCGTCGTGGCCGCCGACGCCGTGGCGCCCCTGTGGTCCGGGGAGCGGGGCGGCGAGGCCCGGCTCGTGCTGACGACCTCGGGGCCGGCTCCCGTCGAGGTGTGGCGCTGGCGGCTGGAGCCGGGCGAGGAGTACCCCAGCCACCCCCACCAGGCCGGGGTGGTGGAGACCGTCAGCGTCGTCTCCGGCCGGATGGTCCTGGCCGTCGACGGCGCCGAGCACACCGTCGAGGCCGGGCAGACCGCCACCTTCGACGGGGACGCCCCCCACGCCTACCGGGGCGCGGGCGACGGGGCGTGCCACCTGATCATGACGGTCCACCTGCCTCCCGGCCCCGCCTCCGCGGGCTGAGGACGGCCGACGGGCTCCTGTCCGCGCCGCGCGCCGCCACTCCTCCCCCGCGCCGTACGGCACGCCCGTCCGGTCTCCGGAGGGATCCGCCGGGCGGCCCGGGCGGCGTGACGCCCCTCCCCCGGGGGCAGGGGAATAGCCACGACCCCGGGCCCCGTTGTGCGGGGCACCGACGGACCCCTGAGAGGCGGACGGCATGAGCACGATCGAACTGACCAAGGAGAACTTCGACCAGGTGGTGTCGGACAACGACTTCGTCCTGATCGACTTCTGGGCGTCGTGGTGCGGTCCGTGCCTCCGGTTCGCCCCGGTCTACGAGAAGGCCTCCGAGCGCCACCCCGACCTGGTGTTCGCCAAGGTCGACACGGAGGCGCAGCAGGAGCTCGCCGCCGCCTTCGACATCCAGTCGATCCCGACCCTGATGATCGTCCGGGAGAACGTCGCCGTGTTCGCCCAGCCCGGCGCGCTTCCCGAGCCCGTCCTGGAGGACGTCATCGGGCAGGCGCGGGGGCTGGACATGGACGCCGTGCGGAAGTCGATCGAGAAGGCCGAAGCGGGTGGCGGCGCCCCCGGCGGCGACCGCTGAGAACCGGCGGGCGCGGACGCGGCGGGGTCCCGTCCGGTGACGTGACCGGACGGGACCCCGCGGCGTCTCACCGCTCCAGGACCACCGCGATGCCCTGCCCCACCCCGATGCACAGCGCCGCCACGCCCGTGCCCGAGCCCGCCGCGGCGAGCTGGTGGGCGACCGAGCCCGCGAGGCGGGCGCCGGACGCGCCGAGAGGGTGGCCGATGGCGATGGCGCCGCCGCGCGGGTTGACGATCGCCGGGTCCAGCTCCGGCCACTCGGCCAGGCAGCCGAGCACCTGCGCCGCGAACGCCTCGTTCAGCTCCACGAGCGCCAGGTCGGCGAAGGTGCGGCCCGCCCGGCCCAGGGCCCGCTGCACCGCCTCCACCGGACCGAGCCCGAACAGCTGCGGCTCGATGCCCGTCACCGCCGACGCGCGGATCCGGGCGAGCGGCTCGCGGCCGCAGGCGCGCAGGCCCTCCTCGTCGACGAGGAGGAGCGCCGCCGCGCCGTCGTTCAGCGGCGAGGAGTTGCCCGCGGTCACCCGGCCGTCCTTGCGGAACGACGGCTTCAGCTTGGCCAGGGCCTCCATGGAGGTCGTGTCCCGGATGCACTCGTCGCGGGCCAGGTCCACGCCCTCGTACGGGGCGATCTCGCCGTCGAACAAGCCGTCCGCCCACGCCCGGGCGGCCTTGCGGTGGCTGGCGAGCGCGTAGGCGTCCTGCTGCTCGCGGCTGATGGCGTGCTTGTCGGCGATCTGCTCGGCGCTCTCGCCCAGCGGCACGGTCCACTCGTCCGGCAGCCTCGGGTTGACCATGCGCCAGCCGAGCGTCGTCGAGTACATCTGCTGGTGCCCGGCGGGGAACGCCCGCTCGGGCTTGGGCACCACCCACGGGGCGCGCGACATCGACTCGACGCCGCCCGCCAGGACGACCGAGGCGTCGCCCAGGGCGATGGCGCGGGCGGCCTGCACGACCGCCTCCAGGCCGGAGCCGCACAGGCGGTTGACGGTCACGCCGGGGATCGTGACGGGCAGGCCGGCCAGCAGGACCGCCATGCGGGCCACGTCGCGGTTGTCCTCGCCGGCGCCGTTGGCGTCGCCGAAGTAGACGTCGTCGATCCGCGCCGGGTCGAGGTCCGGCGTGCGGTCGACCAGCGCCCGCACGACGTGTGCCGCGAGGTCGTCGGGGCGTACGGAGGAGAGGGCACCGCCGGCCTTGCCGATCGGTGTGCGGACGGCGTCGACGATGTAGACGTCGCGGATGCTCATCGGGGCTCTCCCACAGCCTGGTGCGCCCGTGCGGTTCCGCACGGGCGCGTATGTACGGTGAACGTGTATTCACCATCGACAAGGGCGAGTCTCCGGCCCGGGGGCGGCCGGTGTCAACGGCCGCCCGGTGCCGCCCTCACTCCTCGTGCGGCTCCGCGACCCGCGCCGACAGGCCGTAGTCCAGCTCCGAGCCGTCCACCAGGAGCGCCTCCACGGTACGGGTCTCGGGGTCGATGTCCGCGACCATGCCGCCGCCGGCGTACCGGGGGTAGCCGGAGGCGCCGGTCTCGCCGGTGACCTCCACCACGGCCGAGCGGATGGCCACGTCCGCCAGGTGCGCGGCGTCGCGCCCCTCCGCGTGCTCGGGCACGATCAGGATCTCCATGCGCTGCGGGTGCGGGTGATGTGTGCTCATGGGCGTGACGTTAGGGGAAGCGCGGCGCCCCGCGCACCTCGGGGGTGCGCCGGAGGGGCGGGCGCGGCCCGGCGCGAGGCGTGCGCACCGGACGGGCGGTCCCGGCGCCGGGCACGAGCGGCCTGCGGGCACCCGCCGCGGCGCCCTCCCGGCCGGGGCGGCGGTCCCCGTCAGCGCCGCGCGTCCCGCGCCGGCGCGAACGCCGCGCGGAACGCGGCCCGTGTCCGCCCCTCCTCCGTGCGGTCCAGCACGCCGAAGACGACCTCGTCGAAGTGGGCGGCGAACCGGCCCTCCCCGGTGAGCAGCGCCCGGAAGGCGCCCGCCACCTCGGCCGGGTCGTTGCGGAAGACCCCGCAGCCCCAGGCGCCCAGCACCAGGCGCCGGTAGCCGTGGGCGGCGGCCGTCTCCAGGACGCGTTCGGCGCGTGACGCCAGGGCGGCCGGTATGCGGGCGGCCCGCTCGGGCATGCGGGCGCGGATGACGCCCGCGTTGGGGGCGGGCGACGTCAGGAAGCCCACCGTGTACGGGCGGTCCAGGAGCCGGCCGCGGTCGTCGCGGAAGACCGGCACGCCCGGCGAGTGGACGACCCGGTCGGTGTAGAACGGGTCGCGGTCGGCGCGGTGGTGGTCGTAGTACTCCGGGACGCGCAGCAGGGTGGCGTACAGGGCGGAGGCGCGGCACAGGTCCTCCTCCTGGGCCCGGGCGCCGTTCAGGTAGCCGCCGCCGGGGTTGCGGGCGGAGGCGAAGTTGAGGACGGCTACCGGGTCGCCGGGGGCCGCGCCGGCCAGTCGCCGGGCGGCCTCGGTGCTGGACTCGCCGGTGACCTCCACGCGGGTGGCCCGGCCGGTGTCCGGGTCGGCGGGGACGGGGTCGGGGCCGTGCAGGGTGGTGCCGGCCAGGGCCCGGGCGACCTGCTCGGCGATGCGGACCTCGCCGCCCGGGACCCGGTACCGGCCCGTCGAGACGATCTCCTCGGTCTCCCGCGCGATCCCGCGCAGACGTGCGTTCATGTCCGTCATCGTCGTGATCGCGCGGAGGCACCGCAACGGGTTTGTCCGGCGGGCGGCGCCCGTACAGGCGGTCTTGTGCGGGCCGGTGACGGTGGCTTAGGTGGGACGGTACGCCCCCGACAGGAGGAGCCGCCCATGCCGCCGAGCGCCTTCCCGGACACCGGTCCGGCACTGCCCGAGGACGAGGCCGAGGACCTGCTCCGGTGCATCTGCTTCAAGACCGGCCCGCCCGGCAGGGTCGGGGTCGAACTGGAGTGGTTCGTCCACGACCTGCACCGTCCGCACCTGCCCGTCCCCCACGACCGGCTGCGCGCCGCCTTCGCCGATCTGCGCGCCCTGGACCTGCGCTCGTCCCTCACCTTCGAACCCGGCGGGCAGCTGGAGCTCAGCTCGCCGCCCGCCGCCTCGCTCACCGCGTGCGTGGCCGCCGTCTCCGCCGACCTGTCCGCCGTGCGCTCCGCGCTCGCCCGCCTCGGGCTCGTCCTCACCGGCTCCGGCACCGATCCCTGGCTGCCCGCGCGGGAACGGCTGCTGCGCGAGCCGCGCTACGACGCGATGGAGACCTACCTCGACCGCTGGGGGCCCGCCGGACGGGCCATGATGCGCGACTCGGCGTCCGTGCAGGTGTGCCTGGACACCGGGTACGAGGAGCCGGGCCCCCTCGGGTACGAGCGGCGGTGGCGGCTGGCCCACCTGCTGGGCCCGGTGCTCGTCGCCACGTTCGCCGACTCCCCCGTCCTGCACGGCCGCCCGACCGGCCTGCGGTCCACCCGCCAGTCGCTGTGGGCGGGCATCGACCCGCTGCGGGGCGCCGCGCCCGCCGGGCCGGAGCCGCGCGGCGCGTGGGCGCGGCACGCGCTGGACACGCCGGTGATGTGCGTCCGCGCGGCCGAAGGGCCCTGGGCCGTGCCGGAGGGGCTGACGTTCCGCGAGTGGCTGCGCTCGGGGGTGCCGCGCCCGCCGACGCGCGCCGACCTCGACTACCACCTGACGACGCTGTTCCCGCCCGTGCGCCCGCGCGGCACCCATCTGGAACTGCGGATGCTGGACGCGCAGTCCGGCGACGACGGCTGGATCGTCCCCCTGGCGGTGACGGCGGCGCTGTTCGACGAACCGGAGGCAGCCGACGCGGCGTACCGGGCGCTGCTGCCGGCGGTGGGGGCGGCCGGGTCGCTTCCCG
It includes:
- the egtA gene encoding ergothioneine biosynthesis glutamate--cysteine ligase EgtA; amino-acid sequence: MPPSAFPDTGPALPEDEAEDLLRCICFKTGPPGRVGVELEWFVHDLHRPHLPVPHDRLRAAFADLRALDLRSSLTFEPGGQLELSSPPAASLTACVAAVSADLSAVRSALARLGLVLTGSGTDPWLPARERLLREPRYDAMETYLDRWGPAGRAMMRDSASVQVCLDTGYEEPGPLGYERRWRLAHLLGPVLVATFADSPVLHGRPTGLRSTRQSLWAGIDPLRGAAPAGPEPRGAWARHALDTPVMCVRAAEGPWAVPEGLTFREWLRSGVPRPPTRADLDYHLTTLFPPVRPRGTHLELRMLDAQSGDDGWIVPLAVTAALFDEPEAADAAYRALLPAVGAAGSLPAPGDAHWRAAIRDGPGAPALHRAAVECFRLALGSLSRSGAPTAVRDAVAAFHERFVLRRRCPADDRIRT
- a CDS encoding B3/4 domain-containing protein; its protein translation is MPDFRLAPAVADAFPDTLVVLVTATGLRVGEPWPRTAAAVADLERELADGTWRPADETDPRIGSWHAAYRSFGTNPRRVRPSVDALGRRLAKKGTLPRVNPAVDSYNAVSVRHGLPAGAFDLDHVAGDVAIRHADGTETFTPLGEPGTVEHPGPGEIVYADTAGVLTRHWNHRDAHRTRVTEDSVRVVFILETLHAARDGRLLGTAADELRDLLAPHAERTAVHHLDPARPLTAV
- a CDS encoding EamA family transporter; translated protein: MIALLLALGSSLAYGCADFLGGLGARRAHVLRTVMIAAPASLAVELLLWPVLGASFSTGALVWGAASGVASAAAFALLYRTLAIGPMNVLSPVTALVSAALPVAVGLLQGERLSTAGLVGLPLALAAVVLVSAGHGAGAVRPSRTALLLAFGAGAAIALQLVCLHQTPSDSGVAPLIVGRAVSSAVTLAAAGVMYRRLGSERPAYAMSAAAGALDSVANLLFLLAARGGDLAVVAVITALYPAGTVLLARAVLAERIHRGQLVGLGTAAVAVSLLALS
- a CDS encoding helix-turn-helix domain-containing protein, whose amino-acid sequence is MAETAAALRTVARNVRAARVRAGLSLEELSRRAQVSKGALVGLEKAQGNPNLATLVRLADTLGVPVSALMQGPPEGRVRVVAADAVAPLWSGERGGEARLVLTTSGPAPVEVWRWRLEPGEEYPSHPHQAGVVETVSVVSGRMVLAVDGAEHTVEAGQTATFDGDAPHAYRGAGDGACHLIMTVHLPPGPASAG
- a CDS encoding thiolase family protein; translated protein: MSIRDVYIVDAVRTPIGKAGGALSSVRPDDLAAHVVRALVDRTPDLDPARIDDVYFGDANGAGEDNRDVARMAVLLAGLPVTIPGVTVNRLCGSGLEAVVQAARAIALGDASVVLAGGVESMSRAPWVVPKPERAFPAGHQQMYSTTLGWRMVNPRLPDEWTVPLGESAEQIADKHAISREQQDAYALASHRKAARAWADGLFDGEIAPYEGVDLARDECIRDTTSMEALAKLKPSFRKDGRVTAGNSSPLNDGAAALLLVDEEGLRACGREPLARIRASAVTGIEPQLFGLGPVEAVQRALGRAGRTFADLALVELNEAFAAQVLGCLAEWPELDPAIVNPRGGAIAIGHPLGASGARLAGSVAHQLAAAGSGTGVAALCIGVGQGIAVVLER
- the trxA gene encoding thioredoxin; the protein is MSTIELTKENFDQVVSDNDFVLIDFWASWCGPCLRFAPVYEKASERHPDLVFAKVDTEAQQELAAAFDIQSIPTLMIVRENVAVFAQPGALPEPVLEDVIGQARGLDMDAVRKSIEKAEAGGGAPGGDR
- a CDS encoding TIGR02452 family protein, which translates into the protein MNARLRGIARETEEIVSTGRYRVPGGEVRIAEQVARALAGTTLHGPDPVPADPDTGRATRVEVTGESSTEAARRLAGAAPGDPVAVLNFASARNPGGGYLNGARAQEEDLCRASALYATLLRVPEYYDHHRADRDPFYTDRVVHSPGVPVFRDDRGRLLDRPYTVGFLTSPAPNAGVIRARMPERAARIPAALASRAERVLETAAAHGYRRLVLGAWGCGVFRNDPAEVAGAFRALLTGEGRFAAHFDEVVFGVLDRTEEGRTRAAFRAAFAPARDARR
- a CDS encoding FMN-binding negative transcriptional regulator gives rise to the protein MFIQPWDAALDEAEWRTWIAEGHDFGTLSVNGPPGRPPVAVPTHFAAGESDLLIHLARPNPVWEAIENDPNVLFTVFGDYAFVPGTWRAKAGTPPTDGVPTSYYAAVQFTCRAHVVDDPEVKAELLRRQMAHFQPDGDHAPIAADRPPYGRMLSGIRGLRLEVTEVRAKFKYDDHKPVEHRAAVADRLAARDRGLDVPTALQQRRRLDRVGVWKPRP